A stretch of the Sulfurospirillum sp. UCH001 genome encodes the following:
- a CDS encoding NifX-associated nitrogen fixation protein — protein MSELETLFIETLTSQIRALDQFGVWAKKSNEEVLCEKYVKSKEQLKNIPIIADIDEMQIKDIRLIFQSIALAFELKTGVMCSVVMEMSHEGFGRAVVLAEKIAITNKFFKDAHRYSFRTYEDLIKEGGKMLKDAIEIYEMHQQKAG, from the coding sequence ATGAGCGAACTTGAAACACTGTTCATTGAAACATTAACATCGCAAATTAGAGCACTCGATCAATTTGGTGTTTGGGCAAAAAAGAGCAATGAAGAGGTGCTCTGTGAGAAGTATGTTAAGAGTAAAGAGCAACTCAAAAACATCCCTATTATTGCCGACATTGATGAGATGCAAATCAAAGACATACGTTTGATTTTTCAATCTATCGCTTTAGCGTTTGAGCTTAAAACAGGAGTCATGTGCTCTGTTGTGATGGAAATGAGTCATGAGGGATTTGGACGAGCGGTGGTGTTAGCAGAAAAAATTGCCATCACGAATAAATTTTTTAAAGACGCGCATCGTTACAGTTTTAGAACATATGAAGATCTCATCAAAGAGGGTGGCAAGATGTTAAAAGATGCCATTGAAATTTATGAGATGCATCAACAAAAGGCAGGATAG
- a CDS encoding flavodoxin, with the protein MSKVGIFYASAGGNTTLVAEALKEAYELEDEDCVLMEDDFDSIEQFENYDVLFFGSSTWGQGDVHFSWVDALLEINSEKMSFEGKTMAFFGAGDSKTHGEHFCSALGKFYQQFSKAGAKVVGFVDKEDYTYEASLAEVNDKLCGLAIDNINEKEKTSERIENWIEQLQSELA; encoded by the coding sequence ATGTCAAAAGTAGGGATTTTTTACGCAAGTGCGGGTGGTAATACAACCTTGGTGGCAGAAGCTCTCAAAGAAGCGTATGAGCTAGAAGATGAAGATTGTGTCTTGATGGAAGATGATTTTGACAGTATTGAGCAGTTTGAAAACTACGATGTGCTTTTCTTTGGAAGTTCAACCTGGGGACAGGGCGATGTTCATTTTAGTTGGGTTGACGCACTTTTGGAGATCAACTCGGAAAAGATGAGTTTTGAAGGCAAGACCATGGCATTTTTTGGGGCGGGTGATAGCAAAACACATGGAGAGCATTTTTGCAGCGCACTAGGGAAATTTTACCAACAATTCTCAAAAGCAGGTGCGAAGGTCGTTGGTTTTGTGGATAAAGAGGACTACACCTATGAGGCATCTTTGGCAGAAGTCAATGATAAGCTCTGTGGTTTAGCGATTGATAACATCAATGAAAAAGAAAAAACAAGCGAGCGCATTGAAAACTGGATAGAGCAGTTACAAAGCGAGCTTGCCTAA
- a CDS encoding nitrogenase-stabilizing/protective protein NifW, whose product MKTLNDFYQQKDAEDYFHFFGIDYDEHIVSVKRFHMMKEYGALVKKGFENYNGDEKYLMDFLKFALIRVYMDYKNGHSPSAAEVWGLIQDGKAKGCLACAMSSQGGNCAC is encoded by the coding sequence ATGAAAACGCTGAATGATTTTTATCAACAAAAAGATGCGGAAGATTATTTTCATTTTTTTGGCATCGACTATGATGAGCATATTGTCTCAGTGAAGCGTTTTCATATGATGAAAGAGTATGGCGCACTCGTTAAAAAGGGTTTTGAAAATTATAACGGTGATGAAAAGTACTTGATGGATTTTTTAAAATTTGCGCTTATTCGTGTCTATATGGATTATAAAAATGGACATTCTCCTAGTGCTGCTGAGGTTTGGGGACTGATCCAAGATGGTAAAGCAAAAGGGTGTTTAGCGTGTGCTATGTCATCACAAGGAGGAAACTGTGCTTGCTAG
- a CDS encoding nitrogen fixation protein NifZ, with protein sequence MLASEEVVLHNTVMAKLSGKDEAKAKFFLGQKVKLLEDVKNDGTYPYLAIGEVMIKKGSIGYIRTIGEFLQVIRVYEVHFLDAEAVIEVIGCREHELEALEPYRDLEAEEREWMMNHYKNK encoded by the coding sequence GTGCTTGCTAGTGAAGAAGTGGTGTTACATAACACCGTAATGGCAAAACTCTCAGGTAAAGACGAAGCAAAAGCGAAATTTTTCCTTGGTCAAAAAGTGAAATTGTTGGAAGATGTCAAAAATGATGGAACATACCCTTATTTAGCCATCGGTGAAGTGATGATTAAAAAAGGCTCCATTGGGTACATCAGAACCATTGGTGAGTTTTTGCAGGTCATTCGAGTGTATGAAGTCCATTTTTTAGATGCTGAAGCGGTTATTGAAGTGATAGGGTGCAGAGAACACGAGCTTGAAGCGCTTGAACCGTACCGTGACCTTGAAGCGGAAGAGCGCGAGTGGATGATGAACCACTATAAAAATAAATAG
- a CDS encoding 2Fe-2S iron-sulfur cluster-binding protein yields the protein MTTRVEIVNDFLAINVKPGATIQDVVEASGSALPFGCRDGQCGTCVVEIVQGMEFLSPKNEKEFKVLKEVCAGTCSENARLACQMKIEKPNGVVRIKY from the coding sequence ATGACAACAAGAGTAGAAATCGTCAATGATTTTTTAGCAATCAATGTAAAGCCAGGTGCAACCATTCAAGACGTTGTAGAAGCAAGCGGTAGTGCACTGCCTTTTGGATGCCGTGATGGACAATGCGGAACCTGTGTGGTTGAAATCGTTCAAGGTATGGAATTTTTATCTCCTAAAAATGAAAAAGAGTTCAAAGTGCTTAAAGAAGTCTGTGCAGGTACATGTTCAGAAAATGCACGCCTTGCATGTCAAATGAAAATTGAAAAGCCAAATGGCGTTGTACGAATTAAATACTAG
- a CDS encoding RNA polymerase factor sigma-54, whose translation MRSINLEFKQKQSLNLSLKLWLPLLQLPLGELSTHLETLSYENPFLEVKRPFEQNLGSSHGIVEELILGSESLHEKIIEQIVPPLFPTPISQKVAHEILCDINEEGYFDGNIEDIAQMCGVYTEYVERIRQRFSKLEPYGIGALDSKESFVFQLDALSDDIDDELYNLVLKMIDQMAKVDKFFKHGRFEEAKAIIKKFANPPAVEYQAASKQIIPDFYVEVGDDITLRINNDYYPDILINDPFSSKSEHIKEKLKEARDIVNLLELRKTTLYKIVLLVVERQLSFFVGGELKPLNMANLADELSFAESTISRAISNKYIESKQGIFPLKSFFTNAVATKELSSSEIKNFINQQIEYEDKSEPLTDDDLLERIEKRFNIKMVRRTITKYRKLMNVASSKERKKIYKVQA comes from the coding sequence ATGAGAAGTATTAACCTAGAATTCAAGCAAAAGCAGAGTTTAAATCTCTCTTTGAAGCTTTGGCTCCCATTGTTACAGCTTCCACTTGGGGAGTTAAGTACGCATCTAGAAACCTTGTCGTACGAAAACCCTTTCTTAGAAGTGAAGCGACCTTTTGAGCAAAACCTAGGCTCTAGCCATGGGATAGTCGAAGAGTTGATTCTTGGTAGTGAATCGTTGCATGAAAAAATTATTGAGCAAATTGTACCTCCACTTTTTCCTACGCCTATCTCTCAAAAAGTTGCACATGAAATACTGTGTGACATCAATGAGGAGGGATATTTTGATGGAAACATCGAAGATATCGCGCAAATGTGTGGAGTCTATACAGAGTATGTGGAGCGCATACGTCAACGTTTTTCCAAGTTAGAGCCTTATGGTATCGGGGCTCTTGATAGTAAAGAGTCGTTTGTATTTCAACTCGATGCCTTAAGCGATGATATTGATGATGAGCTTTATAACTTGGTGCTTAAAATGATCGACCAAATGGCAAAAGTGGATAAATTTTTTAAACATGGACGTTTTGAAGAAGCAAAAGCAATCATCAAAAAATTTGCCAATCCGCCTGCTGTAGAGTATCAAGCGGCGTCAAAACAGATCATTCCTGATTTTTATGTGGAAGTAGGCGATGACATCACACTTCGCATCAATAACGACTATTATCCAGATATCTTAATCAATGATCCATTTTCGAGTAAAAGCGAGCATATCAAAGAAAAGCTCAAAGAAGCACGAGATATTGTCAATCTTTTGGAACTTCGAAAAACCACACTCTATAAGATAGTCCTCTTAGTTGTGGAGCGCCAACTCTCCTTTTTTGTGGGAGGTGAGCTTAAACCTCTTAATATGGCAAACTTAGCAGATGAACTCTCTTTTGCTGAGTCTACCATTTCACGTGCCATTTCAAACAAATACATTGAGTCCAAGCAGGGCATTTTCCCTCTCAAATCCTTTTTTACTAATGCCGTGGCAACCAAAGAGCTTTCCTCTTCTGAGATTAAGAATTTTATCAACCAACAAATCGAATACGAAGATAAAAGCGAACCACTAACAGATGATGATCTTTTAGAGCGTATAGAAAAGCGTTTTAACATCAAGATGGTTAGGCGTACCATCACCAAATACCGTAAATTGATGAATGTAGCGTCATCTAAAGAGCGAAAAAAAATCTATAAGGTACAAGCATGA
- a CDS encoding nitrogen fixation protein NifQ gives MTTTLEVLPRQYSKLELIKLEREVMIFLQSYAKNRYSKYVIAPHIAAMSLQMNHLYEAMGFKNRVQMGKYMKCHFPELATKKPVDKLWKKFIYDSISRVAPFCFSCKDNSNCFACELAG, from the coding sequence ATGACAACAACCCTAGAAGTTTTACCAAGGCAATACTCTAAACTTGAGTTGATTAAATTGGAACGTGAAGTGATGATTTTTTTACAAAGTTATGCCAAAAATCGTTACTCAAAGTATGTTATAGCGCCTCATATTGCGGCTATGTCCTTGCAGATGAACCATCTTTACGAAGCGATGGGATTTAAAAACCGTGTACAAATGGGAAAATATATGAAATGTCATTTTCCTGAACTTGCAACTAAAAAACCTGTGGATAAACTATGGAAAAAGTTTATTTATGACTCTATTAGCCGTGTAGCACCTTTTTGTTTTAGCTGTAAAGATAATTCTAACTGTTTCGCGTGCGAGCTAGCAGGCTAA
- a CDS encoding EAL domain-containing protein produces the protein MAILQKNIWTIFYILLIGAFIFLGIVSFTKWESVHEKYTTDQANLVKLVSNATHSLFLSQETTLNILGNQILKDKDPRVMDDLLILNPSIVAFGFVDLDGNYQHVSSNFNKAKLPNLRQHEATKDSFDYTMTQEKMVLGRTYFIATSGHWGIPIRKSIFDHEGKRVGVMTAGLAIEGAFKIFTENLSLGEYNKVTLIRNRDQFVQYQSSNHETPKNLYEKPLADNFLMSTLDTVMRKYHVSIDEIKQQPEIYTIETTSIDDKSVQMALKYEPRYELWILSEIDHNQIVDDFIESFISYVLIFVIVHVILFLLFKIISHAEEKRSKDLIFQATHDELTKLPNRSYLQQSIQKWIYDKAPPFSLYYLDMDHFKNINDSFGHQFGDILLVEFAKRISAMVRKESVVIRQGGDEFVILTYRTDEEDILTHSQSILNEISKPYHIKQFSFVVGASIGIAKYPEHGTSLDMLLRAADIAMYEAKKYKNSVRLFAPSMQSGYLNRVNVEQALHKALDKHEFYMVYQPQVDHEGTIYGVEALVRWNSAEMGLVPPDQFIPIAEAAGVMPRLGKFILSTTLKEMKSLQTELGLSLQTSINISIKQFMETHFLDSLTQKIEQENFSHISLCLEITESLFIEDIDYILPLLQKVHEMGLHISMDDFGTGYSSLSILRKLPIDELKIDKSFVDAILNDVTAEKMIQNIIAIGKNLEMYILAEGVERKEQEDLLKEYGCDRFQGYLYSKPLSYDALKEFLEQQEKKHG, from the coding sequence TTGGCTATCCTTCAAAAAAATATTTGGACGATTTTTTACATTCTTCTGATCGGTGCTTTTATTTTTTTAGGCATTGTGTCATTTACAAAATGGGAAAGTGTACACGAAAAATACACCACGGACCAAGCCAATCTCGTCAAACTTGTTTCAAACGCGACACACTCTCTTTTTCTCTCTCAAGAGACGACTCTTAATATCTTAGGCAATCAGATTTTAAAAGACAAAGACCCTCGCGTCATGGATGATCTGCTTATCCTTAACCCTTCTATTGTGGCATTTGGATTTGTCGATTTGGATGGAAATTATCAGCATGTCAGCTCAAACTTCAATAAAGCAAAACTGCCAAATCTAAGACAACATGAGGCAACAAAAGACTCTTTTGATTATACTATGACCCAAGAAAAAATGGTGTTAGGGCGTACCTATTTTATCGCCACGAGCGGACATTGGGGCATACCAATTCGTAAAAGTATTTTTGATCATGAAGGTAAACGTGTTGGCGTCATGACCGCAGGCCTCGCCATAGAAGGTGCTTTTAAAATTTTCACAGAAAATCTTTCGCTTGGAGAGTACAACAAAGTTACCCTCATCCGAAACCGCGACCAATTCGTTCAGTACCAATCATCCAATCATGAAACACCCAAAAATCTCTATGAGAAACCACTTGCAGACAATTTTCTTATGTCCACTTTAGATACCGTGATGCGCAAGTACCACGTTTCCATTGATGAGATAAAACAACAACCTGAAATCTACACGATAGAAACAACCTCAATAGATGATAAATCTGTCCAAATGGCACTCAAATATGAACCACGTTATGAGCTTTGGATACTCTCAGAAATCGATCATAATCAAATTGTGGATGATTTTATTGAAAGCTTCATAAGCTATGTGCTTATTTTTGTCATCGTGCATGTGATTTTGTTTTTACTCTTTAAAATCATCTCTCATGCTGAAGAAAAACGCAGTAAAGATCTCATTTTTCAAGCAACACATGATGAACTTACAAAACTGCCTAATCGAAGTTATCTACAACAGTCTATTCAAAAATGGATTTATGACAAAGCACCACCTTTTAGCCTCTATTACCTCGATATGGATCATTTTAAAAACATCAATGATAGCTTTGGTCACCAATTTGGAGACATCCTTTTGGTGGAGTTTGCCAAACGTATCTCTGCAATGGTGAGAAAAGAGAGTGTGGTGATTCGTCAAGGTGGTGATGAGTTTGTTATATTGACCTATCGTACCGACGAAGAGGATATTCTTACTCATTCACAATCCATACTTAATGAAATCTCAAAACCGTATCATATCAAACAGTTTAGTTTTGTTGTTGGTGCGAGTATTGGTATTGCGAAGTATCCGGAACATGGTACGTCATTAGATATGCTTTTACGTGCTGCTGATATTGCGATGTATGAAGCTAAAAAATACAAAAATAGCGTTCGTCTTTTTGCACCATCCATGCAATCAGGCTATCTTAACCGTGTCAATGTAGAACAAGCACTCCATAAAGCACTTGATAAACATGAATTTTATATGGTGTATCAACCACAAGTTGACCATGAAGGAACGATTTACGGTGTTGAAGCATTGGTAAGATGGAACAGTGCAGAGATGGGATTAGTTCCACCAGATCAGTTCATTCCTATCGCTGAAGCTGCGGGTGTAATGCCTCGACTTGGAAAATTCATCCTAAGCACTACCCTTAAAGAGATGAAATCTTTGCAAACTGAGCTTGGACTCTCACTCCAAACCTCCATCAATATTTCCATAAAACAGTTTATGGAAACTCATTTCTTAGATAGTCTTACTCAAAAAATCGAACAAGAAAATTTTAGCCATATCTCTTTGTGTTTGGAAATTACGGAGAGTTTGTTTATCGAAGATATAGACTATATTTTACCACTCCTGCAAAAAGTACATGAGATGGGGCTTCATATCTCTATGGATGACTTTGGTACAGGGTACTCTTCACTAAGTATTTTGCGTAAACTACCTATTGATGAGCTTAAAATAGACAAGAGCTTTGTGGATGCAATTTTAAATGATGTTACCGCTGAAAAGATGATCCAAAATATTATCGCTATTGGTAAAAATTTAGAGATGTATATTTTGGCAGAAGGTGTAGAGAGAAAAGAACAAGAAGACCTTTTAAAAGAGTATGGATGTGACCGTTTCCAAGGGTACCTTTACTCTAAACCTTTAAGCTATGATGCGCTTAAAGAGTTCCTTGAGCAACAAGAGAAAAAGCACGGGTAA
- a CDS encoding DUF711 family protein: protein MLKEILKNKDLCKIRTITSFLTLSKEISEWEDAIIKAATFGGDLANEFHAHGYHVQSVRLVTNAFGEYLDTSSFHAVLKDMHYLQDVLKSPSMPNIRIRFAIGEAKTPDEIALLPEMIKAYGDICNACVNIDVDELGMVDRELTLCCAKSVVELGRITPRGEGNFNFTINYNCKSHIPYFPASYHNSHDENCFALGLESPDLLVEALKSLKPETDHNVKMHKSYGIMKDALQYHITDIVSIVNAYEHPYKTKFAGIDTSAAPSKNCSSMVDVYKLLGVPYFGASGTLEASALLTKVFKAQKGCDLVGFSGLMLAVVEDEGLADATTRDEFDIRALLQYSAVCGIGLDTVPIEGNTSAQKIADICCDTGTLAFRLNKPLTVRLFPVPHLKAGDMTQFESDDLCNSVVLRVP, encoded by the coding sequence ATGCTCAAAGAGATACTCAAAAATAAAGATTTATGTAAAATTCGTACAATCACCTCGTTTTTAACACTCTCAAAAGAGATAAGTGAATGGGAAGACGCTATCATCAAAGCAGCAACATTTGGCGGTGACCTTGCTAATGAGTTTCATGCACATGGTTATCATGTCCAGTCCGTTCGTCTTGTTACCAATGCATTTGGTGAGTACCTTGACACATCTTCATTTCATGCTGTTCTCAAAGATATGCACTACCTTCAAGATGTGCTAAAAAGCCCTTCAATGCCAAACATTCGTATTCGTTTTGCTATCGGAGAGGCTAAAACTCCTGATGAAATCGCTCTGTTACCTGAGATGATTAAAGCCTATGGAGATATCTGTAACGCTTGTGTGAACATTGATGTTGATGAATTGGGAATGGTAGATCGTGAACTGACCCTTTGTTGTGCTAAATCAGTCGTTGAGCTCGGTCGCATTACGCCAAGAGGCGAAGGTAATTTCAATTTTACAATCAATTACAACTGCAAATCGCACATCCCCTATTTTCCAGCATCCTACCACAACAGTCATGATGAGAACTGTTTTGCCCTAGGGCTTGAAAGTCCAGACTTGTTGGTTGAAGCACTAAAGAGTTTGAAGCCAGAAACTGACCATAACGTTAAGATGCATAAATCGTATGGCATTATGAAAGATGCCTTACAGTACCACATCACGGATATTGTAAGTATTGTCAATGCGTATGAACACCCTTATAAAACGAAATTTGCTGGTATAGATACCTCCGCAGCACCTTCAAAAAATTGCTCCTCAATGGTTGATGTTTATAAACTTCTTGGAGTGCCCTATTTTGGGGCATCAGGTACGCTTGAAGCTTCCGCACTTCTCACCAAAGTGTTTAAAGCACAAAAAGGATGTGATCTTGTAGGTTTTTCAGGACTCATGCTAGCGGTTGTCGAAGATGAAGGTTTAGCAGATGCTACCACGAGGGATGAGTTCGATATAAGAGCCCTTCTTCAGTACTCTGCCGTATGCGGTATAGGACTGGACACTGTACCTATTGAGGGAAATACATCTGCACAAAAAATCGCTGACATTTGTTGCGATACAGGAACGCTGGCGTTTAGACTCAACAAACCGCTCACAGTACGACTTTTCCCTGTACCACATCTAAAAGCGGGAGATATGACACAGTTTGAGAGCGATGATCTGTGCAATAGTGTGGTCTTAAGAGTACCGTAA
- the blaOXA gene encoding class D beta-lactamase, translated as MVKTFCFMLGLVCLLGAKDDVSIAKLFENEAIKGTMIIESLDGTERYVYNDERAHMPLLPASTFKIPNTLIALEEGVVRLDSLIVWDKVERSVRAWNQDQDLRSAFKSSCVWCYQFFARHIGFEKYNAYLQKLHYGNEKTGMDVERFWLDGELRISAYEQIAFLKKLYKNDLPFRQEHIDILKAIMVDEQGKNFTIRAKTGWAVPNGGEHHGWYVGYAESSKGVYFFATNLIIDSSDELPLRKLLSVEALKTKGILE; from the coding sequence ATGGTAAAAACGTTTTGTTTCATGCTTGGCTTGGTATGTTTACTTGGTGCGAAAGACGATGTTAGCATTGCTAAATTGTTTGAAAATGAGGCTATCAAAGGAACGATGATCATTGAGTCATTGGATGGCACAGAGCGTTATGTTTACAATGATGAACGCGCTCATATGCCGCTTCTTCCCGCGTCAACGTTTAAAATTCCAAATACACTCATTGCACTCGAAGAAGGTGTTGTGCGTTTAGATTCTCTTATCGTTTGGGATAAGGTAGAACGCAGTGTGAGAGCGTGGAATCAAGACCAAGATTTGCGTTCTGCATTTAAAAGTTCGTGTGTGTGGTGCTACCAATTTTTTGCCCGTCATATTGGGTTTGAAAAGTACAATGCGTATCTTCAAAAACTTCATTACGGCAATGAAAAAACAGGAATGGATGTTGAGCGTTTTTGGCTTGATGGAGAGCTTCGTATCAGTGCGTATGAGCAAATTGCCTTTTTGAAAAAGCTTTATAAAAATGATCTACCGTTTCGCCAAGAACACATTGATATTCTAAAAGCGATTATGGTGGATGAACAAGGTAAAAACTTTACCATTCGTGCAAAAACAGGATGGGCAGTGCCTAATGGAGGTGAACATCATGGTTGGTATGTGGGGTATGCGGAGAGTAGTAAAGGCGTTTATTTCTTTGCTACTAACCTTATTATCGATTCATCCGATGAATTGCCTCTTCGTAAATTATTGAGTGTTGAAGCCCTTAAAACTAAAGGGATTTTAGAGTAA
- a CDS encoding OmpA family protein, with protein MRYNRSRSTDQNFWVSYADLMAGLLFVFILLIGAIVVKYVYVQTDLKGIKNDLEEQKRVLHLAQDALAQKQRDFLRLRSDMNVTSASLQIAQELLSQKEASLEEATAQLQLSDREIENLKKLLLDTELARDEVKGELVASQMELGTTTQTLKLKEGELALLSAKLLESTASHQQLVEDLNITKSRIKNLTGIRIKVVQELKEKLGKKINIDPNSGAIRLPSSVLFDVGSYELKPEAQKQLKETLQPYLQVLLDDTTIRENIDHIVIEGHTDSDGSYMHNLDLSQKRAYSVMAFIYSLGDEKRTAMLQKYLSANGRSYSDRIFKNGVEDKEASRRIEIKFNLSNKKAIEEIETFLNRKE; from the coding sequence ATGCGCTACAACCGTTCACGAAGTACCGACCAAAACTTCTGGGTCTCGTATGCTGATTTGATGGCAGGATTGTTGTTTGTTTTTATCTTGCTCATTGGTGCTATCGTCGTAAAATATGTCTATGTACAGACCGATCTTAAGGGCATTAAAAACGATCTTGAAGAGCAAAAGAGAGTGTTGCATCTTGCGCAAGATGCACTAGCACAAAAACAGCGCGACTTTCTAAGGCTACGTTCCGATATGAATGTCACCAGTGCATCGTTGCAAATCGCACAAGAGTTACTTTCTCAAAAAGAGGCAAGCTTAGAGGAAGCAACTGCTCAATTACAACTCAGTGACAGAGAAATCGAAAATCTTAAAAAACTGTTACTTGACACAGAACTCGCACGCGATGAAGTCAAAGGCGAACTCGTAGCAAGCCAAATGGAGCTAGGAACGACGACACAAACCCTCAAACTCAAAGAGGGAGAGCTTGCTCTTTTAAGCGCAAAACTTTTGGAGAGTACGGCTTCTCATCAGCAGTTAGTGGAAGACCTTAACATCACCAAATCACGCATCAAAAACCTTACAGGTATTCGTATCAAAGTGGTGCAAGAGCTTAAAGAGAAACTGGGTAAAAAGATCAACATTGACCCTAATAGTGGAGCGATCAGACTGCCCTCTTCTGTTTTGTTTGATGTAGGCTCATATGAGTTAAAACCAGAAGCGCAAAAACAGCTCAAAGAGACGTTACAACCTTATTTGCAAGTACTTTTAGATGATACAACGATACGTGAAAATATCGATCATATCGTGATAGAAGGACATACGGACTCTGATGGTAGCTATATGCACAACCTTGATCTTTCACAAAAACGCGCCTACTCGGTCATGGCGTTTATTTATTCATTAGGGGATGAGAAACGCACGGCAATGCTTCAAAAGTACCTCAGTGCCAATGGTAGGTCTTACAGTGATCGTATCTTTAAAAATGGGGTGGAAGATAAAGAAGCATCTCGTCGCATCGAGATTAAGTTTAACCTCTCCAATAAAAAAGCGATTGAAGAGATCGAAACATTTTTAAATCGTAAAGAATAA
- a CDS encoding MotA/TolQ/ExbB proton channel family protein, giving the protein MQENMNETLQNLAALEAPQRNCALVYLKLILLPTLAYVYFLLGFLGILHFKVGIHSIVLIGFIYIVSLIFAKHNGEFGVCTFRRYAKEFQTELHEYISKNLMSIGGKTKSNASFENFIDTYAKGIRNDNYASVAASIFPTMGILGTFISIALTLPDFSSQNAGALENEISLLLSGVGTAFYVSIYGILLSLWWIFFEKRGLSRFDRDVAVIQNATASLFWTKEEIEQAYLQENLQNFERIGKMFERLSSNDFFERLGKSIETKFKLFDEMLNLEALAVKRGAEHIKEGMEALSRSQDRQRDLSIIHEDILTKLTLFNESTTNLQIKIAKSSEEMVKTNQELLRTLQETSSIQGDTTNPEVESLKESLKIIDAETEEIIQKMDALK; this is encoded by the coding sequence ATGCAAGAAAATATGAACGAAACACTCCAAAATCTAGCCGCTTTGGAAGCACCACAGCGTAACTGCGCTTTGGTTTATCTCAAGCTTATTTTGTTGCCAACATTGGCATATGTCTATTTTTTGCTGGGCTTCTTAGGCATTTTACACTTTAAAGTTGGTATTCACAGTATTGTACTGATTGGGTTTATTTACATTGTTTCCCTCATTTTTGCAAAGCACAATGGCGAATTTGGTGTGTGCACTTTTAGGCGTTACGCCAAAGAGTTTCAAACGGAACTTCATGAGTATATCTCTAAAAACTTGATGAGCATTGGTGGAAAGACAAAATCAAACGCTTCGTTTGAAAACTTCATCGATACCTATGCAAAAGGCATTCGCAATGACAACTACGCTTCTGTTGCAGCGAGCATCTTCCCAACGATGGGTATTTTAGGTACATTTATCTCCATTGCACTTACACTTCCTGACTTTTCATCGCAAAATGCAGGTGCGCTTGAGAATGAGATAAGCCTTCTTTTAAGCGGTGTAGGAACTGCATTTTATGTCTCAATTTATGGTATTTTGCTTTCGTTATGGTGGATCTTTTTTGAAAAAAGAGGACTAAGCCGTTTCGATAGAGATGTAGCCGTCATTCAAAATGCTACAGCATCCCTCTTTTGGACCAAAGAAGAGATAGAACAAGCCTATTTACAAGAAAATCTCCAAAATTTTGAACGCATTGGAAAGATGTTTGAGCGTCTTAGCTCCAACGACTTCTTTGAGAGACTTGGTAAAAGTATTGAGACAAAATTCAAACTCTTTGATGAGATGCTCAACCTAGAAGCTCTTGCGGTCAAACGTGGTGCAGAACACATCAAAGAAGGCATGGAAGCACTTTCACGCTCACAAGACAGACAACGTGACCTATCCATTATTCATGAGGACATTCTCACAAAACTGACACTGTTCAATGAAAGCACAACCAATTTGCAGATAAAAATTGCTAAAAGCAGCGAAGAGATGGTAAAAACAAACCAAGAACTCTTACGAACGCTCCAAGAAACAAGCAGCATTCAAGGAGATACAACCAACCCAGAAGTAGAGTCCCTCAAAGAGAGCTTGAAGATCATCGACGCTGAAACTGAAGAGATCATCCAAAAAATGGATGCGTTAAAATAA